A genome region from bacterium includes the following:
- a CDS encoding helix-turn-helix transcriptional regulator, with protein MAQWRAGDVRGPATKGGCLGALTPREKQVLRALAHGLSDLQIAASLCLYESAVRTHVRRVLRKLGIVRAQAPLFWMRCRDSRNSREEPGVSSGAAAGGVYSVGADE; from the coding sequence ATGGCTCAGTGGCGGGCCGGGGACGTGCGCGGACCTGCGACGAAAGGTGGGTGTCTCGGCGCACTCACGCCCCGCGAAAAGCAGGTGCTGCGCGCCCTTGCGCACGGTTTGAGCGACCTGCAGATAGCCGCTTCGCTGTGTCTCTATGAAAGCGCCGTCAGGACGCACGTGCGCCGTGTTCTTCGAAAGTTAGGCATCGTCCGCGCCCAGGCGCCGCTCTTTTGGATGCGCTGCCGAGACTCGCGAAATTCGCGGGAAGAGCCCGGCGTGAGCAGCGGCGCGGCGGCCGGCGGAGTTTACTCCGTTGGGGCCGATGAATAG